The following are encoded in a window of Rhizobium sp. WYJ-E13 genomic DNA:
- a CDS encoding glutamate synthase subunit beta — MGKVTGFLEIDRQVAKYQPASDRIRHFREFTIPMSDPEVQKQAARCMDCGIPYCHGPTGCPVHNQIPDWNDLVYNNNWEAAIQNLHSTNNFPEFTGRVCPAPCEEACTLNLEDAPVAIKTVEQAIADKAYELGFIRPQPATIHTGKKVAIIGSGPAGMAAAQQLGRAGHDVHVYERETKPGGLLRYGIPDFKMEKNFIDRRVEQMKGEGVTFHCGVNVGVDVNVEQLLADHDAVLYCGGSETPREAGIPGTDLAGVHDAMPYLVQQNKRVGRENIDSTGWPSDPILAGAKHVVVVGGGDTASDCVGTAFRQGAVKVTQLDIRPQPPEKEDKLAVWPFWATKMRTSSSQAEGAIREFQVATLEFVGEDGVLTGVKCCEVDERRRPVPGTDFVIKADLAFIAIGFSGPFKDSVLKELDGKLTLNTDKRGSTNVVANDRDYKTSVDKLWTAGDVRRGQSLVVWAIREGRQAARAIDEALMGSTVLPR, encoded by the coding sequence ATGGGTAAGGTAACAGGGTTTCTGGAAATCGATCGGCAGGTAGCGAAGTATCAGCCGGCGTCGGACCGCATCCGGCATTTCCGTGAATTCACGATCCCGATGTCGGACCCGGAAGTGCAGAAACAGGCAGCCCGCTGCATGGACTGTGGCATTCCCTATTGCCACGGCCCAACGGGTTGCCCTGTTCATAACCAGATTCCTGATTGGAACGACCTCGTCTACAACAACAACTGGGAAGCGGCGATCCAGAACCTGCATTCGACCAACAACTTCCCGGAATTTACCGGCCGCGTCTGCCCGGCTCCGTGCGAGGAAGCCTGCACGCTGAACCTCGAAGATGCGCCGGTCGCAATCAAGACGGTCGAACAGGCAATCGCCGACAAGGCCTACGAACTCGGCTTCATTCGTCCGCAGCCGGCGACGATCCATACCGGCAAGAAGGTAGCGATCATCGGCTCCGGTCCGGCCGGTATGGCGGCAGCCCAGCAGCTCGGCCGCGCCGGCCATGATGTGCATGTCTATGAGCGCGAGACAAAGCCGGGTGGCCTGCTGCGCTACGGCATTCCGGACTTCAAAATGGAGAAGAACTTCATCGATCGCCGTGTCGAGCAGATGAAGGGCGAGGGCGTGACCTTCCATTGCGGCGTCAATGTCGGCGTCGACGTCAATGTCGAACAGCTTCTGGCTGATCATGATGCCGTGCTTTACTGCGGCGGTTCCGAGACACCGCGTGAAGCCGGCATTCCAGGCACCGATCTCGCCGGTGTTCATGACGCGATGCCCTATCTGGTGCAGCAGAACAAGCGTGTCGGCCGCGAAAACATCGACAGTACCGGCTGGCCGTCCGATCCGATCCTGGCCGGCGCCAAGCATGTCGTCGTCGTCGGCGGTGGTGATACGGCTTCGGACTGCGTCGGCACGGCTTTCCGTCAGGGGGCGGTCAAGGTGACCCAGCTCGACATTCGCCCGCAGCCGCCGGAAAAGGAAGACAAGCTCGCTGTCTGGCCCTTCTGGGCAACGAAGATGCGCACCTCCTCTTCGCAGGCCGAAGGCGCGATCCGCGAATTCCAGGTCGCGACGCTCGAATTCGTCGGTGAAGACGGCGTGCTGACGGGCGTGAAGTGCTGTGAAGTCGATGAGCGTCGTCGCCCGGTACCGGGAACGGATTTCGTCATCAAGGCGGATCTCGCCTTCATCGCCATCGGTTTCAGCGGTCCGTTCAAAGACAGCGTGCTGAAGGAGCTCGATGGCAAACTGACGCTCAACACCGACAAGCGTGGCTCGACCAATGTTGTCGCCAACGACCGCGACTACAAAACCTCTGTCGATAAGCTCTGGACGGCGGGCGACGTGCGCCGTGGCCAGTCTCTGGTGGTCTGGGCGATCCGTGAAGGCCGCCAGGCAGCACGCGCCATCGACGAAGCGTTGATGGGCTCGACGGTTCTGCCGCGCTGA
- the gltB gene encoding glutamate synthase large subunit, with translation MTKMTPSMGIDQFAAADVRATANTRKSASGLPKKQGLYDPRNEHDACGVGFVAHMKGQKSHQIVKDGLFILENLTHRGAVGADPLMGDGAGILVQIPDRFFREEMAKQDITLPKAGEYGVGHIFMPRDEKQIEHFKKVIKDVITEEGQVFIGFRDVPVDNSSLSKAPAIAATEPHHVQVFIGAGKDAATNDEFERRLFTLRKVISNRIYDEFDGEESHFYPVSLSSTTVVYKGMFLAYQVGAYYKDLSDPRFESAVALVHQRFSTNTFPSWKLAHPYRMVAHNGEINTLRGNVNWMAARQASVSSPLFGEDISKLWPISYEGQSDTACFDNALEFLLRGGYSLSHAVMMLIPEAWAGNQSMSPERKAFYEYHAALMEPWDGPAAVAFTDGKQIGATLDRNGLRPARYLVTNDDRVILASEAGTLPVAEENIIQKWRLQPGKMLLIDMEEGRIISDDEVKAQLANAHPYRSWLNRTQLILEDLKPVEPRALRRDVSLLDRQQAFGYTTEDTRILMSPMATTGQEAIGSMGTDTPISAMSEKSKLLYTYFKQNFAQVTNPPIDPIREELVMSLVSFIGPRPNILDHEGMANAKRLEVRQPILTNGDLEKIRSIGHTEDRFDTKTLDFTYDVERGAEGMPEMLDRLCERAEAAVKGGYNIIVLSDRQVGPDRIAIPALLATAAVHHHLIRKGLRTSVGLVVETGEPREVHHFCLLAGYGAEAINPYLAFDTLLDMHAKGEFPKEVDASEVVYRYIKAVGKGILKVMSKMGISTYQSYCGAQIFDAIGLQSEFVDKYFFGTATTIEGVGLEEIARETVVRHKAAFGRDPILASTLDIGGEYAYRMRGESHAWTPDAVAALQHAVRGNAEDRYREFAEMVNTSALRMNTIRGLFKIKSAEALGRKPVSLDSVEPAIDIVKRFSTGAMSFGSISREAHTTLAIAMNRIGGKSNTGEGGEESDRYMPLPDGSSNPERSAIKQIASGRFGVTTEYLVNADVLQIKVAQGAKPGEGGQLPGHKVDAVVAKTRHSTPGVGLISPPPHHDIYSIEDLAQLIYDLKNVNSTSDVSVKLVSEVGVGTVAAGVAKARADHITVAGFDGGTGASPLTSLKHAGSPWEIGLAETQQTLVLNGLRSRVALQVDGGLKTGRDVIIGALLGADEFGFATAPLIAAGCIMMRKCHLNTCPVGVATQDPVLRKRFKGAPEHVINYFFFVANEVREILASLGFTRLDEIIGASELLEKDEMLAHWKARGLDFAKIFHKVDAPKEETYWTTRQKHPIDDILDRKMIAAAEPALASKTPVAFEVDIKNVDRSAGAMLSGEVAKRYNHRGLKEDTINVTLKGTAGQSFGAFLARGITFNLVGDGNDYVGKGLSGGKIIIRPPDNSRIVAENSIIVGNTVLYGATEGECYFRGVAGERFAVRNSGAIAVIEGVGDHGCEYMTGGVVVVLGGTGRNFAAGMSGGVAYVLDEAGDFASRCNMAMVELEPVPEEDDMLEKLHHHGGDLMHKGRVDVSGDMTRHDEERLYQLISNHLHYTGSTRAKEILEHWGDYRPKFRKVMPVEYRRALEEMERSRMGIAAE, from the coding sequence ATGACGAAGATGACGCCATCCATGGGTATTGACCAGTTCGCAGCAGCAGACGTGCGCGCAACGGCCAATACGCGTAAATCCGCCTCCGGCCTGCCGAAAAAACAGGGGCTTTACGATCCACGCAACGAACATGACGCCTGCGGTGTCGGCTTCGTCGCGCATATGAAGGGTCAGAAGTCCCACCAGATCGTCAAGGACGGTCTCTTCATCCTCGAAAACCTGACGCACCGCGGTGCCGTCGGCGCCGATCCGCTGATGGGCGACGGCGCGGGTATTCTCGTGCAGATTCCCGACCGCTTCTTCCGCGAGGAGATGGCCAAGCAGGACATTACTCTGCCGAAGGCCGGCGAATATGGCGTCGGCCATATCTTCATGCCGCGTGACGAAAAGCAGATCGAACATTTCAAGAAGGTGATCAAGGACGTCATCACCGAAGAAGGCCAAGTCTTCATCGGCTTCCGCGACGTACCGGTCGACAATTCCTCGCTCTCGAAGGCGCCGGCGATTGCCGCGACCGAGCCGCATCATGTGCAGGTCTTCATTGGTGCCGGCAAGGATGCTGCGACGAACGACGAATTCGAGCGCCGGCTCTTCACCCTTCGCAAGGTCATCTCCAACCGAATCTATGATGAGTTCGACGGTGAAGAGAGCCACTTCTATCCGGTGTCGCTGTCGAGCACGACCGTCGTCTACAAGGGCATGTTCCTGGCTTACCAGGTCGGTGCCTATTATAAGGACTTGTCGGACCCGCGCTTCGAAAGCGCGGTGGCACTCGTGCACCAGCGGTTCTCGACCAACACCTTCCCATCCTGGAAGCTTGCGCACCCTTACCGCATGGTCGCCCATAACGGTGAAATCAATACGCTGCGCGGCAACGTCAACTGGATGGCGGCGCGTCAGGCTTCGGTCTCCTCTCCGCTTTTCGGCGAGGATATCTCCAAGCTCTGGCCGATCTCCTATGAGGGCCAGTCGGACACGGCCTGTTTCGATAACGCACTCGAATTCCTTCTGCGCGGCGGCTATTCGCTGTCGCATGCGGTCATGATGCTGATTCCGGAAGCCTGGGCCGGCAATCAGTCCATGTCGCCGGAGCGCAAGGCATTCTACGAATATCATGCCGCTCTCATGGAGCCTTGGGATGGTCCGGCTGCCGTTGCTTTCACCGACGGCAAGCAGATCGGTGCGACGCTCGACCGTAACGGCCTGCGTCCGGCCCGCTATCTCGTCACCAATGACGACCGTGTCATCCTCGCTTCCGAAGCCGGCACGCTGCCGGTCGCGGAAGAAAACATCATCCAGAAGTGGCGACTGCAGCCGGGCAAGATGCTGCTGATCGACATGGAAGAGGGCCGGATCATCTCTGACGACGAGGTGAAGGCGCAGCTTGCGAACGCTCATCCTTATCGCAGCTGGCTGAACCGCACGCAGCTGATCCTCGAAGACCTGAAGCCGGTCGAACCGCGCGCGCTTCGCCGCGACGTCTCGCTGCTCGACCGCCAGCAGGCCTTCGGCTACACGACCGAGGACACCAGGATCCTGATGTCGCCGATGGCGACGACGGGCCAGGAGGCGATCGGCTCGATGGGCACGGATACGCCGATCTCGGCCATGTCCGAGAAGTCGAAGCTGCTTTATACCTATTTCAAGCAGAACTTCGCGCAGGTGACGAACCCGCCGATCGACCCGATCCGTGAAGAGCTCGTCATGAGCCTCGTTTCCTTCATCGGTCCGCGTCCGAACATTCTCGACCATGAAGGCATGGCGAACGCCAAGCGCCTCGAAGTGCGCCAGCCGATCCTGACCAATGGCGATCTCGAAAAGATCCGCTCCATCGGTCATACGGAGGACCGTTTCGACACCAAGACGCTCGACTTCACCTATGATGTGGAGCGTGGTGCCGAAGGCATGCCGGAAATGCTCGATCGTCTCTGCGAGCGTGCGGAGGCAGCCGTCAAGGGTGGCTACAACATCATCGTGCTCTCCGACCGCCAGGTCGGGCCGGACCGGATCGCCATTCCCGCGCTGCTCGCAACCGCTGCCGTGCACCATCACCTGATCCGCAAGGGGCTGCGTACCTCGGTCGGTCTCGTCGTCGAAACCGGCGAGCCGCGCGAAGTGCATCATTTCTGCCTTTTGGCCGGTTACGGCGCCGAAGCGATCAACCCCTATCTCGCCTTCGACACGCTGCTCGACATGCATGCCAAGGGCGAATTCCCGAAGGAAGTCGATGCCAGCGAAGTGGTCTATCGCTACATCAAGGCGGTCGGTAAGGGCATCCTCAAGGTCATGTCCAAGATGGGCATCTCGACCTATCAGTCCTATTGCGGCGCGCAGATCTTCGATGCGATCGGCCTGCAGTCGGAATTCGTCGACAAGTACTTCTTCGGCACGGCGACGACCATTGAAGGTGTTGGTCTCGAAGAGATTGCGCGCGAGACCGTTGTTCGCCACAAGGCAGCCTTCGGCCGAGACCCGATCCTGGCAAGCACGCTCGATATCGGCGGCGAATATGCCTATCGCATGCGCGGCGAAAGCCATGCATGGACGCCGGATGCCGTCGCTGCCCTGCAGCATGCGGTGCGTGGCAATGCCGAGGATCGCTACCGCGAGTTCGCCGAGATGGTGAACACGTCGGCGCTGCGCATGAACACGATCCGCGGCCTCTTCAAGATCAAGAGCGCGGAGGCGCTCGGCCGCAAGCCGGTGTCGCTCGACAGCGTCGAGCCGGCAATCGATATCGTCAAGCGCTTCTCCACCGGCGCCATGTCCTTCGGCTCGATCAGCCGCGAGGCACATACGACGCTGGCGATCGCCATGAACCGGATCGGCGGCAAGTCGAACACCGGTGAGGGCGGCGAAGAGAGCGACCGCTACATGCCGCTGCCGGATGGTTCGTCGAACCCCGAGCGTTCGGCCATCAAGCAGATTGCGTCCGGCCGCTTCGGTGTGACGACGGAATATCTCGTCAATGCCGACGTGCTGCAGATCAAGGTCGCGCAGGGCGCCAAGCCCGGCGAAGGCGGTCAGCTGCCTGGCCACAAGGTCGATGCGGTCGTTGCCAAGACGCGTCACTCGACCCCGGGCGTCGGCCTGATTTCGCCGCCGCCGCACCACGACATCTACTCGATCGAGGATCTGGCGCAGCTGATCTACGACCTGAAGAACGTCAACTCGACCTCGGATGTCTCGGTCAAGCTCGTCTCGGAAGTCGGCGTCGGCACGGTTGCCGCCGGCGTTGCGAAGGCGCGCGCCGACCATATCACGGTCGCCGGTTTCGATGGCGGTACGGGCGCATCGCCGCTCACCTCGCTGAAACATGCCGGCAGCCCGTGGGAAATCGGCCTTGCCGAAACCCAGCAGACGCTGGTGCTGAACGGTCTGCGCTCGCGCGTCGCCCTGCAGGTCGACGGCGGTCTGAAGACAGGCCGCGACGTCATTATCGGCGCGCTGCTCGGTGCCGACGAATTCGGCTTCGCGACGGCACCGCTGATCGCTGCCGGCTGCATCATGATGCGCAAGTGCCATCTCAACACCTGTCCGGTCGGCGTGGCGACGCAGGATCCGGTCTTGCGCAAGCGCTTCAAGGGCGCGCCCGAGCACGTCATCAATTACTTCTTCTTCGTCGCCAACGAAGTGCGCGAAATTCTGGCCTCCCTCGGCTTTACCAGGCTCGATGAGATCATCGGCGCTTCCGAGCTGCTCGAGAAGGACGAGATGCTAGCGCACTGGAAGGCTAGGGGACTCGATTTCGCGAAGATCTTCCACAAGGTCGATGCACCGAAGGAAGAGACTTACTGGACGACGCGCCAGAAGCATCCGATCGACGACATTCTCGACCGCAAGATGATTGCGGCGGCCGAACCGGCGCTGGCGTCGAAGACGCCGGTCGCCTTCGAGGTCGACATCAAGAACGTCGACCGTTCGGCCGGCGCGATGCTCTCGGGCGAAGTGGCCAAGCGTTATAACCATCGCGGCCTGAAGGAAGACACGATCAACGTCACCCTGAAGGGCACGGCGGGACAGAGCTTCGGCGCGTTCCTGGCGCGCGGCATCACCTTCAACCTCGTTGGCGACGGCAACGACTATGTCGGCAAGGGTCTTTCGGGCGGCAAGATCATCATCCGTCCGCCTGACAATTCGAGGATCGTGGCTGAGAACTCAATCATCGTCGGCAATACGGTGCTCTACGGCGCGACCGAAGGTGAGTGCTACTTCCGCGGTGTCGCGGGCGAGCGCTTTGCGGTTCGTAACTCCGGCGCGATCGCCGTCATCGAGGGCGTGGGCGACCACGGCTGCGAATATATGACGGGCGGCGTGGTTGTCGTGCTCGGCGGAACGGGCCGCAACTTCGCAGCCGGCATGTCCGGTGGCGTGGCCTATGTTCTCGACGAAGCCGGTGATTTCGCCAGCCGCTGTAACATGGCCATGGTCGAGCTCGAGCCGGTTCCGGAAGAGGACGACATGCTGGAGAAGCTGCACCACCACGGTGGCGACCTCATGCACAAGGGACGCGTCGACGTCTCCGGTGACATGACGCGCCACGATGAGGAACGGCTCTATCAGCTGATCTCCAATCACCTGCACTACACGGGCTCTACTCGTGCCAAGGAAATCCTTGAGCACTGGGGTGACTACCGTCCGAAATTCCGCAAGGTCATGCCGGTCGAATATCGCCGCGCGCTTGAGGAAATGGAGCGCAGCCGGATGGGCATCGCTGCCGAGTAA
- a CDS encoding low specificity L-threonine aldolase, with the protein MIFASDNWAGAHKSIAERLLAESAGFAAAYGNSDLDKKVDARFSEIFEREVCVFFVATGTAANSLALASVQRPGGITFCHSEAHVIEDECGAPEFFSGSARLMAVDGEAGKIDPARLSAKIAHFPEDALRHGRASAVTITQSTEIGTVYSLPEIGEISSIAKKRGLPLHMDGARFANALIALKTTPAEMTWKRGVDILSFGGTKNGCWCAEAIVFFNPEQAKEMHFIRKRAAQHFSKSRFIAAQFDAYFENGLWLDLARHSNGMADRLRAGIGASNSARLAWPTASNEVFAVIPKSAAKTAEARGAKFYEWPIPAGTSDLVSEGETLIRLVTSFATTEADVDGFLKCLAA; encoded by the coding sequence ATGATTTTTGCTTCTGACAATTGGGCTGGCGCCCATAAATCCATTGCCGAACGCCTACTTGCCGAATCCGCCGGGTTTGCGGCCGCTTATGGCAACAGTGATCTCGACAAGAAGGTGGACGCCCGCTTCTCCGAGATCTTTGAACGCGAGGTTTGCGTCTTCTTCGTCGCCACCGGCACAGCAGCCAACTCTCTGGCGCTGGCGAGCGTCCAGCGCCCCGGCGGGATCACCTTCTGCCATTCGGAAGCCCACGTGATCGAGGATGAATGCGGCGCGCCGGAATTCTTCTCCGGCTCCGCCCGCCTCATGGCCGTCGACGGTGAGGCCGGCAAGATCGATCCGGCCAGGCTCTCGGCAAAGATCGCGCACTTCCCCGAAGATGCCCTCCGTCATGGCCGCGCCAGCGCTGTGACCATCACACAATCGACCGAAATCGGTACCGTCTATTCGTTGCCGGAAATCGGCGAAATTTCCTCGATCGCCAAGAAACGGGGACTGCCCCTGCACATGGACGGTGCGCGCTTTGCCAATGCGCTCATCGCACTGAAAACAACACCTGCCGAAATGACCTGGAAGCGCGGCGTCGACATCCTCTCCTTCGGCGGCACGAAGAATGGCTGCTGGTGCGCGGAAGCGATCGTCTTCTTCAATCCGGAGCAGGCGAAGGAAATGCATTTCATTCGCAAGCGCGCAGCCCAGCACTTCTCCAAGTCGCGTTTCATCGCAGCCCAGTTCGATGCCTATTTCGAAAACGGCCTCTGGCTTGATCTCGCCCGCCATTCCAACGGCATGGCAGACCGCCTGCGCGCCGGTATCGGCGCCAGCAATTCCGCTCGCCTCGCCTGGCCGACAGCCTCGAACGAAGTCTTCGCCGTAATTCCGAAGTCCGCAGCGAAGACGGCAGAAGCCAGAGGCGCAAAATTTTACGAGTGGCCAATCCCGGCCGGCACATCGGATCTCGTTTCGGAAGGCGAAACCCTCATTCGGCTGGTCACCAGCTTCGCCACGACCGAGGCCGATGTCGACGGCTTCCTGAAGTGCCTCGCGGCCTGA
- a CDS encoding LysR family transcriptional regulator → MLDLSQLRSFVTVEQMGSFTLAAERLGLGQSTVSQHIQRLETSLGRRLLERDTHKVVLTGDGEALLSHARAMLLIEGQVQSLFKGGSLRGRLRLGVSEDFVTSQLPAVLEDFVRSHPSVDLELTVALSGVLYEMQDAGAIDLVLAKRRLGDELGRLVYREPLVWLARDPEHVLASGPLPLIAFPPPSVTRAIALEALGRHGVAWRIVCTCGSLSGLTAAARAGMGVLVQPRSMAPSGLKEIAPSKLPALEDVEFVLVPRKGADQALVAALSEDILKKVRGLRST, encoded by the coding sequence ATGCTGGATCTCTCACAGCTTCGCAGTTTCGTTACCGTTGAACAAATGGGCAGCTTCACGCTTGCTGCTGAAAGGCTGGGTCTCGGGCAGTCGACGGTCAGCCAGCACATTCAGAGGCTGGAGACCTCGCTCGGGCGTCGGCTGCTGGAGCGGGATACGCACAAGGTCGTGCTGACCGGTGACGGCGAGGCCCTGCTTTCGCATGCGCGCGCCATGCTGTTGATCGAGGGGCAGGTGCAGTCGCTGTTCAAGGGCGGCAGCCTGCGGGGACGCCTTCGGCTCGGCGTCTCCGAAGATTTCGTGACGAGCCAGTTGCCGGCGGTGCTGGAAGATTTCGTGCGCTCTCATCCCTCCGTCGACCTGGAACTGACGGTCGCACTTTCCGGTGTGCTCTACGAAATGCAGGATGCGGGAGCAATCGACCTCGTGCTTGCCAAGCGGAGGCTCGGCGACGAGCTCGGAAGGCTCGTCTATCGAGAGCCGCTGGTGTGGTTGGCGCGTGATCCGGAGCATGTACTTGCATCCGGTCCGCTTCCCTTGATCGCTTTCCCGCCGCCGAGCGTCACGCGCGCCATCGCGCTGGAGGCGCTCGGGCGGCATGGTGTGGCCTGGCGCATCGTGTGTACCTGCGGCAGCCTGAGCGGGCTGACGGCTGCTGCGCGCGCCGGCATGGGGGTGCTCGTGCAGCCGCGCAGCATGGCGCCCTCGGGTCTGAAGGAAATCGCTCCAAGCAAGTTACCGGCGCTGGAGGATGTCGAATTCGTTCTGGTGCCGCGCAAGGGAGCCGATCAGGCGTTGGTGGCGGCCCTTTCGGAGGATATTTTGAAGAAGGTCAGGGGGTTGCGGTCTACCTGA
- a CDS encoding bile acid:sodium symporter family protein, whose protein sequence is MRRFLPDTFTILLVCTVILASIFPASGTFADWFGVATDIAIALLFFLHGARLSRDVVIAGLLHWRLHLVILLTTFGIFPILGLAVGLIPDSILPQPLYLGILFLCVLPSTVQSSIAFTSMAGGNVPAAICSASASNIFGMFLTPLLVGLLFSVGGHGGFSFDALEQILLQLLAPFVVGQILQPWIGDWIRSKKKILMPVDRGSILMVVYLAFSTAVVEGLWHTFSIADIAAVIIADMVLLALVLIMTMYGSRWLGFSKADEITITFCGSKKSLASGVPMANVIFAGQSIGAIVLPLMLFHQIQLMVCAVIAQKYAAAAARRATEKQLEEAASPA, encoded by the coding sequence ATGCGCCGCTTCTTACCCGATACATTCACGATCCTGCTCGTCTGCACCGTTATTCTCGCCTCGATCTTCCCGGCGAGCGGCACGTTTGCCGACTGGTTCGGTGTAGCGACCGATATCGCCATCGCGCTCCTGTTCTTCCTGCATGGCGCGCGCCTTTCACGCGATGTCGTCATCGCCGGTCTGCTGCACTGGCGGCTGCATCTGGTGATCCTGCTGACGACCTTCGGTATTTTCCCGATCCTTGGCCTCGCAGTGGGTCTCATTCCAGATTCGATCCTGCCGCAGCCGCTCTATCTCGGCATTCTCTTCCTCTGCGTGCTGCCGTCGACGGTCCAATCCTCCATTGCCTTCACCTCGATGGCTGGCGGCAACGTGCCGGCGGCGATCTGCTCGGCTTCAGCTTCCAATATCTTCGGCATGTTCCTGACGCCGCTGCTCGTCGGCCTGCTCTTTTCGGTCGGCGGCCATGGCGGCTTCTCCTTCGATGCGCTCGAACAGATCCTGCTCCAGCTTCTGGCCCCCTTCGTCGTTGGCCAGATCCTGCAGCCCTGGATCGGCGACTGGATCCGCTCCAAGAAGAAGATCCTGATGCCCGTCGATCGCGGCTCCATCCTGATGGTCGTCTATCTAGCCTTCTCGACGGCCGTCGTCGAAGGTCTGTGGCACACCTTCTCGATCGCCGACATCGCTGCCGTCATCATCGCCGACATGGTGCTGCTTGCCCTCGTTCTAATCATGACCATGTACGGCAGCCGCTGGCTGGGCTTCAGCAAGGCCGATGAGATCACCATCACCTTCTGCGGCTCGAAAAAGAGCCTCGCAAGTGGCGTACCGATGGCAAACGTCATCTTCGCCGGCCAGTCGATCGGCGCGATCGTCCTGCCGCTGATGCTCTTCCATCAGATCCAGCTGATGGTCTGCGCCGTTATCGCCCAGAAATATGCCGCGGCCGCAGCCCGCCGAGCGACCGAAAAGCAGCTTGAAGAAGCTGCAAGCCCAGCCTGA